The Oceanivirga salmonicida DNA window AATGCACCTTTTGGGGCTTGTAAAACTTGTAATGGTTTAGGTTCTAGTCTTTTAGTTGATGTAAATAAGTTGATATTAGATGAAAATATGCCAATAAATGATGGTGGAGTATATGTTTGTGGTGGAGCAAGTAAAAGTAGTTGGACTTATAAACTATATTCTGATTTTTTAGCATCTAATAAAATTGATGGAAATAAATCATTTAAAGAATTAACAAAAAATGAAAAAAATATATTATTATATGGTTCTAATAAAGAATTTGATTTTAATATAAATACAAAAGAATATAATTTTAATGGAAAGAAAAAATTTGATGGTATATATGGTCTTACGGTTAGAAGATATAAATATAAAGATGCATTTTCTGAAAAATTTGCTGAAGAATTAGAAAATAAATATATGACAGAAAAAATATGTGAAACTTGTAATGGAGATAGATTAGAAAATGTTGTTTTAAATATTACCATAAATGATAAAAATATTATAGATATTACTAAACTTAGTATAAATGAAGCATATGATTTTTTTGAAAGTTTGGTATTAACTGAAAAAGAAGAACATATAGCAAAGGAAATACTAAAAGAAATTAGACAAAGATTAAGTTTTATGGTTAATGTAGGATTAGATTATTTAAGTATGTCAAGGGGAACTAAGACTTTATCTGGTGGAGAATCACAAAGAATAAGACTTGCAACTCAAATAGGTAGTAAATTAACAGGTGTTATATATGTACTAGATGAACCTAGTATAGGCTTACACCAAAGAGATAATGAAAGATTACTTAGTACATTAAAAGAATTAAAAGAGATTGGAAATACTTTAATTATAGTAGAACATGATGAAGAAACTATGAGAGAGTGTGATTATTTAATAGATATAGGGCCTGGTGCTGGTAAATTTGGTGGAGAAATCGTTGCTAAGGGAAGTCCAAAAGAAGTAATGAAAAATTCTAAATCAGTAACGGGGAAATTTTTAAGTGGTAAACTTGAAATACCTATTCCTAAAAAAATAAGAAAATCAAAAAAATATATAGAATTAAAAAATTGTAAGGGAAATAATCTAAAAAATATATCTATTAAAATACCTAAGGGAACTTTAACAGTAGTTACAGGGGTTTCAGGTAGTGGTAAAAGTAGTCTTATTAATCAAACTTTATATCCAGCCTTATCAAATAAGATATACAATAGTAGATTATACCCATTAGAATACAAAGAAATAAAAGGGTTTGAAGATTTAAAAAAGGTTATAAATATAGATCAAAGTCCTATAGGTAGAACACCTCGTTCTAATACAGCTACATATACTAAAATCTTTGATGATATAAGAGATATATTCGCAAATACAAAAGATGCAAAATTAAGAGGATATAAAAAGGGTAGATTTTCATTTAATGTTAAAGGTGGAAGATGCGAAGCATGTTCTGGAGCAGGTATAGTAAAAATAGAAATGAATTTTTTACCAGATGTATATGTAGAATGTGAAATATGTAAAGGTAAAAGATATAATAAAGAAACATTAGAAGTAAAATATAAAAATAAAAATATAGCTGAAGTTTTAAAAATGTCAGTTATAGAAGCATATGAATTTTTTGAAAAAATACCTAATCTTAAAAGAAAATTAAATACTTTAATAGAAGTAGGTATGGACTATATTTCATTAGGGCAAAGTGCAACTACTTTATCAGGTGGAGAAGCACAAAGAATAAAATTATCTAGTGAATTATCTAAAATCAGTAATGCTGAT harbors:
- the uvrA gene encoding excinuclease ABC subunit UvrA, which produces MMDYIRIKGARENNLKNISLDIPKNNMVVITGVSGSGKSSLAFDTIYSEGQRRYVESLSAYARQFIGQMKKPELDSIEGLSPAISIEQKSVSKNPRSTVGTMTEVYDYMRLLWAHIGIPHCPVCNENVSKKSIDEIVNDIILKANTNDKLIILSPVVKDRKGSFKNLFSNLKKQGLQRLQVNDLLLDLDDEIVLDKNKRHNIYAIIDRIIVKREDEEQVSRITEAIELAAIMSNGNVSIEINSKKFDYSENFICPKHEDITFPEIVPRLFSFNAPFGACKTCNGLGSSLLVDVNKLILDENMPINDGGVYVCGGASKSSWTYKLYSDFLASNKIDGNKSFKELTKNEKNILLYGSNKEFDFNINTKEYNFNGKKKFDGIYGLTVRRYKYKDAFSEKFAEELENKYMTEKICETCNGDRLENVVLNITINDKNIIDITKLSINEAYDFFESLVLTEKEEHIAKEILKEIRQRLSFMVNVGLDYLSMSRGTKTLSGGESQRIRLATQIGSKLTGVIYVLDEPSIGLHQRDNERLLSTLKELKEIGNTLIIVEHDEETMRECDYLIDIGPGAGKFGGEIVAKGSPKEVMKNSKSVTGKFLSGKLEIPIPKKIRKSKKYIELKNCKGNNLKNISIKIPKGTLTVVTGVSGSGKSSLINQTLYPALSNKIYNSRLYPLEYKEIKGFEDLKKVINIDQSPIGRTPRSNTATYTKIFDDIRDIFANTKDAKLRGYKKGRFSFNVKGGRCEACSGAGIVKIEMNFLPDVYVECEICKGKRYNKETLEVKYKNKNIAEVLKMSVIEAYEFFEKIPNLKRKLNTLIEVGMDYISLGQSATTLSGGEAQRIKLSSELSKISNADTIYILDEPTTGLHFEDIQKLLSVLNSLADKGNTVVVIEHNLDVIKSADYIIDIGPEGGDKGGNIVATGTVKDIAKNKKSHTGKFLKKILGE